The following proteins come from a genomic window of Gossypium raimondii isolate GPD5lz chromosome 5, ASM2569854v1, whole genome shotgun sequence:
- the LOC105768014 gene encoding uncharacterized protein LOC105768014, giving the protein MEEFEKPQVSMEEDTEMEESDAVENPKASQKSSSDSESSDSEEEADQNEQLLALEYELSTNPSNYDAHVQYIKLLRRSAEIEKLREARENMNTLFPLSPEMWMEWAKDEASLSNESNFESVEKLYERGISEYLSIPLWCEYLNYVQEHDPKVRDCLADGISKARNLFERAVTAAALHVSQGSQIWDAYIQYEQAILLTIDQSDIQAKEKQVQRIRSIFHRYLSIPLASLKSTLLAYKAWEVEQGNSLDAEPGDVLGISSHVASGYQKAEEMYNARAHHEEQITRQDISESERFQHYMSYLDFEKSFGDPARVQILYERAITDFPVSNDLWLHYTHYLDKTLKVGNVVKDVYSRATRNCPWVGELWVRYLLCLERGLAFEKEISAAFEKSLKCTFSTLEEYLDLFLTRVDGLRRRISSASGDGVLNYSMIRESFQQAADYLSPHMKNTDGLLHLHAYWARLELKLGNDLIAARGVWESLLKTCGSMLEAWKSYIAMEIELDHINEARAIYKRCYSKRFSGTGSEDICHSWLRFEREFGTLEDLNHAVQKVTPRLEELQLFRLQQESKSFTGAIDQREQTLKNTSRERRKPGSSAIDEQPPAKWQKYTSQNKKLHKRENTQGLNLAEANDGEEKEGKVEKKVNEKQMKDTKNTTSRLYKDQCTAFVSNLNITAKDEDLHQFFSDVGGVTAIRILHDKFTGKSRGLAYVDFKDDEHLAAAVAKNKQMFLGKKLSVARSNPKQGKRESLAHTAPGEEASNQSGGHGRSVSKESGEDSKGSRGRKRIENIQLKGKNTFAVPRNVKPLGWTNKPGTREEEDEKPKSNDEFRKMFMKT; this is encoded by the exons atggAGGAGTTTGAGAAACCACAAGTTTCCATGGAAGAAGACACTGAAATGGAGGAGAGCGATGCTGTTGAAAACCCTAAAGCCAGTCAGAAATCCAGCAGCGATTCGGAGTCAAGCGATTCAGAAGAGGAAGCAGATCAGAATGAACAGCTCTTAGCCCTAGAATACGAGCTCTCCACCAATCCTTCCAACTACGATGCACATGTTCAG TACATAAAGCTTTTGAGGAGAAGTGCTGAAATAGAGAAACTAAGAGAAGCAAGGGAAAACATGAATACGTTGTTTCCATTGAGTCCTGAAATGTGGATGGAATGGGCCAAAGACGAAGCTTCTCTTTCTAATGAGTCCAATTTCGAGTCAGTCGAGAAGCTTTACGAGAGAGGCATCTCTGAGTATCTGTCTATCCCCCTTTGGTGTGAGTACCTAAATTATGTGCAAGAACATGATCCAAAAGTGCGTGATTGTTTAGCTGATGGAATTTCAAAGGCAAGAAATCTGTTTGAGCGAGCTGTTACTGCCGCTGCTCTTCATGTTTCTCAAGGATCTCAAATATGGGATGCATATATCCAATACGAGCAAGCTATTTTACTAACTATTGACCAATCTGACATCCAG GCTAAAGAGAAACAGGTCCAGCGCATACGGAGTATATTCCATCGATACTTGTCTATTCCCCTTGCTAGCTTGAAGTCTACTCTTCTAGCCTACAAGGCATGGGAGGTGGAGCAAGGAAATTCCCTTGATGCTGAACCTGGCGATGTTTTAGGGATTTCTTCCCATGTTGCTTCGGGTTACCAGAAGGCAGAGGAGATGTACAATGCTCGTGCACATCATGAAGAACAGATTACTAGACAGGATATATCTGAGTCTGAAAGGTTTCAGCATTACATG AGctacttggattttgaaaaatcttttgGTGATCCAGCCCGAGTTCAAATTCTGTATGAACGTGCCATAACTGACTTTCCTGTATCAAATGATCTCTGGCTTCACTATACTCACTATCTTGATAAAACCTTGAAG GTGGGAAATGTTGTGAAGGATGTTTATTCCAGGGCTACAAGAAACTGTCCCTGGGTTGGAGAACTTTGGGTTCGCTATTTGCTGTGTCTGGAGCGTGGCCTTGCTTTTGAGAAAGAGATATCTGCT gcCTTTGAGAAGTCCCTTAAATGCACATTTTCAACCCTTGAGGAg TACCTCGATTTGTTCCTCACCCGAGTAGATGGCTTGAGACGTAGAATTTCATCAGCTAGTGGAGATGGTGTGTTGAACTATTCAATGATTAGGGAATCTTTTCAG CAAGCAGCAGATTACTTATCACCACACATGAAGAACACTGATGGTTTACTGCATTTGCATGCCTATTGGGCCCGTTTAGAGCTGAAATTGGGCAACGATTTAATTGCAGCTCGTGGTGTTTGGGAGAGCTTGCTTAAAACTTG TGGTTCAATGTTGGAAGCATGGAAAAGTTATATAGcaatggaaattgaattagatcaTATAAATGAAGCCAGGGCCATATATAAGAGATGCTACAGCAAAAGATTTAGTGGAACGGGTTCAGAG GACATCTGCCATTCTTGGTTGCGCTTTGAGAGGGAATTTGGAACACTGGAAGACCTCAACCATGCTGTGCAAAAG GTTACTCCTCGTCTTGAGGAGCTGCAATTATTTAGGTTACAACAGGAATCTAAATCTTTCACTGGAGCAATAGATCAAAGAGAGCAGACCCTTAAGAACACATCTCGTGAGAGGAGGAAACCAGGTTCAAGTGCAATTGATGAGCAGCCTCCAGCTAAGTGGCAAAAATATACTTCTCAAAATAAGAAATTGCACAAGAGAGAGAACACACAAGGGCTGAACTTAGCTGAAGCAAATGATGGGGAAGAGAAAGAAGGCAAGGTTGAGAAAAAGGTAAATGAGAAGCAGATGAAAGACACTAAGAATACTACATCAAGATTATATAAAGATCAGTGCACTGCATTTGTATCAAATCTTAACATTACG GCAAAAGACGAAGATCTCCATCAATTCTTCAGTGATGTTGGTGGGGTCACCGCAATTCGAATTCTGCATGACAAGTTCACTGGAAAATCAAGG gGACTGGCATATGTGGATTTTAAGGATGATGAACACCTTGCTGCAGCTGTAGCGAAGAATAAGCAAATGTTTCTTGGAAAGAAGTTGAGTGTTGCACGGTCAAATCCAAAGCAGGGCAAGAGAGAATCCCTTGCTCATACTGCACCTGGTG AAGAAGCTAGTAATCAAAGTGGAGGCCACGGGAGATCTGTATCTAAAGAATCTGGTGAAGATTCAAAGGGATCTAGAGGTCGTAAGCGCATTGAGAACATCCAGCTCAAAGGGAAGAACACATTTGCAGTGCCAAGAAATGTTAAACCACTTGGATGGACTAACAAACCTGGAACCCGGGAAGAGGAAGATGAGAAGCCAAAATCAAATGATGAGTTCAGAAAAATGTTTATGAAAACCTGA
- the LOC105768013 gene encoding methionine S-methyltransferase, whose translation MAVEEFLKQCQQSGDAAYAAFRSLLERLEDPKTRVDSRVFLSDLYSKVGSSDDCFSKYHFRIQDIQLDQYEGYPGRKKLTMMVIPSIFVPEDWSFTFYEGLNRHPDSIFKDKIVAELGCGNGWISIAIAEKWLPEKVYGLDINPRAVKVSWINLYMNAFDEKGQPIYDVEKKTLLDRVEFHESDLLSYCRERDIQLERIVGCIPQILNPNPEAMSKLITENASEEFLHALSNYCALQGFVEDQFGLGLIARAVEEGIAVIKPTGIMIFNMGGRPGQGVCKRLFERRGFRVTRLWQTKVLQAGDTDISALVEIEKNSPHRFEFFMGLSGDEPICARTAWAYGKAGGRISHGLSVYSCQLRQPNQVKVIFEFLKSGFQEISSSLDLSFEDDLVADEKIPFLAYLASILKENSYFPYELPAGCKRFRNLIAGFMKTYHHIPLTSDNVVIFPSRTVAIENALRLFSPRLAIVDEHLTRNLPRKWLTSLAVETAETGLSEDVLTVIDAPRQSDLMVELIKKLKPQVVVTGIAHFESVTSSAFVQLLDATREIGSRLFLDISDHFDLSSLPVTNGVLKYLSGTPLPSHAAILCGLVKNQVYSDLEVAFVISEDEAILKALSKTVEVLEGNTSLISQYYYGHLFHELLAFQLTDRHSHLQRSEKSKSVEVIGFSTSAISVLNNAELSISGDENSLIHMDVDQWFLPTPSPVKAAIFESFARQNMGEFEIDVTHSIQQFVRSNYGFPIDSNTAFIYSDCLQALFSKLVLCCVHEGGTLCFPAGSNGNHVSAAKFLKANIVSIPTNSEEGFKLTEKTLNKTLETVKNPWVYISGPTINPTGLIYSNKEMENILTACAKFGARVVIDTSFSGLEFDFDGWGGWNLEGFLPKLSSSGNPAFCVSLLGGLSLKLLSGAVEFGFVALNQPFLIDTFHSYPGLSKPHSTEKYAIKKLLALREQKGGMLDIVKEQIRNLEVRTKRLKEALEKCGWHVLQPCAGVSMMAKPPFLDKTVKLSHSLKDTNSGEKDAAYEVMLNDATIREAIAKTTGLCINSGSWTGIPGYCRFTVALEESEFELALACLDKFKSIIGN comes from the exons ATGGCGGTGGAGGAGTTTTTGAAGCAGTGCCAGCAATCGGGTGATGCTGCATACGCTGCCTTCCGATCGCTTCTGGAGAGGCTTGAGGATCCGAAGACGCGCGTCGACTCCCGGGTCTTCCTTTCGGATCTTTATTCCAAGGTCGGATCATCAGATGATTGCTTCAGCAAGTACCATTTCCGGATCCAGGACATTCAGTTGGACCAATATGAAG GCTATCCGGGAAGGAAAAAACTGACAATGATGGTGATTCCGAGCATTTTTGTACCAGAAGACTGGTCATTTACCTTTTATGAAGGACTCAATAGGCATCCAGATTCCATTTTCAAGGACAAGATAGTTGCCGAGCTTGGCTGTGGAAACGGATGGATATCTATAGCCATTGCTGAGAAATGGTTGCCTGAAAAG GTCTATGGCCTTGATATAAATCCACGAGCAGTGAAGGTTTCTTGGATAAACTTGTACATGAACGCTTTTGATGAGAAAGGCCAACCAATTTATGACGTAGAAAAGAAAACCTTACTTGATAGGGTGGAGTTTCATGAATCTGACCTGCTATCTTATTGTAGGGAACGTGATATTCAACTTGAACGGATTGTTGGATGCATACCTCAG ATTCTTAATCCAAACCCAGAGGCAATGTCAAAACTAATCACTGAAAATGCAAGCGAGGAATTTCTACACGCCTTGAGTAATTATTGTGCACTTCAG GGATTTGTTGAGGATCAATTTGGCTTAGGTCTGATTGCCAGAGCAGTTGAGGAAGGAATAGCTGTCATTAAACCCACAGGAATTATGATCTTCAATATGGGAGGCCGTCCGGGACAAGGCGTCTGTAAACGCCTGTTTGAAAGACGTGGTTTCCGTGTTACCAGGCTTTGGCAAACCAAAGTTCTTCAG GCTGGGGACACAGATATTTCAGCTTTAGTAGAAATTGAGAAGAATAGTCCACACCGTTTTGAGTTCTTTATGGGGCTTTCAGGAGATGAGCCTATTTGTGCTCGAACAGCATGGGCCTATGGAAAGGCTGGTGGCCGTATCTCTCATGGATTATCAGTTTACAGTTGTCAACTTCGTCAACCAAACCAG GTCAAAgtaatatttgaatttcttAAAAGTGGCTTCCAAGAGATCAGTAGCTCTTTAGATTTATCTTTTGAAGATGATTTAGTTGCAGATGAGAAGATTCCATTCCTGGCTTATCTTGCCAGTATTTTGAAAGAGAATTCGTACTTCCCATATGAGCTACCAGCTGGATGTAAAAGATTTCGCAATCTAATTGCTGGGTTTATGAAAACGTACCACCATATTCCGCTTACTTCTGAT AATGTTGTCATCTTTCCTTCGAGGACTGTGGCAATTGAGAATGCTCTTCGGCTGTTCTCCCCCCGTCTTGCCATTGTTGATGAGCATCTGACCCGAAACTTACCCAGGAAATGGTTAACATCTTTGGCTGTTGAG ACTGCAGAAACTGGCTTGTCTGAGGATGTTCTTACCGTCATTGATGCACCGCGCCAGTCAGATTTGATGGTAGAGCTGATAAAAAAGCTGAAGCCACAGGTTGTGGTTACCGGGATAGCTCATTTTGAGTCGGTTACTAGTTCAGCTTTTGTGCAATTATTAGATGCCACCAGAGAAATTGGGTCTCGTCTTTTCTTAGACATATCTGACCACTTTGATTTATCGAGCCTTCCAGTTACCAATGGGGTACTCAAATATCTATCAGGAACTCCTCTGCCCTCACATGCAGCGATCCTTTGTGGCTTGGTAAAAAATCAG GTCTATTCAGATTTAGAAGTTGCCTTTGTGATATCAGAAGATGAGGCTATCTTAAAAGCCTTGTCAAAAACTGTCGAAGTACTTGAAGGGAATACTTCATTGATTAGCCAATACTACTATGGACATCTGTTTCACGAGCTTCTAGCCTTTCAACTGACAGACAGGCATTCACATTTACAG AGATCTGAAAAGTCCAAATCAGTTGAGGTGATCGGTTTCTCTACTTCAGCAATCTCAGTCCTTAATAATGCTGAATTGTCCATTTCTGGTGACGAGAACTCTCTTATACATATGGATGTCGATCAATGGTTCTTGCCAACGCCTTCTCCAGTTAAGGCTGCTATCTTTGAAAGTTTTGCACGACAAAATATGGGGGAGTTTGAAATTGATGTCACTCACAGTATACAGCAATTTGTTAGGAGCAACTATGGGTTCCCAATTGATAGCAACACAGCTTTTATATATTCAGACTGCTTGCAAGCTCTTTTTAGTAAACTGGTCCTTTGCTGCGTTCATGAAGGTGGAACTCTGTGCTTTCCAGCTGGTTCAAATGGTAATCATGTTTCTGCTGCCAAATTTTTGAAAGCGAACATTGTAAGCATCCCTACAAATTCTGAAGAAGGATTTAAGCTGACAGAGAAAACACTCAACAAAACACTGGAGACTGTGAAAAACCCATGGGTATATATCTCTGGTCCAACAATCAACCCAACCGGTTTGATTTATAGcaacaaagagatggagaacATTTTAACTGCATGTGCAAAATTCGGGGCAAGAGTGGTAATAGATACTTCATTCTCAGGACTGGAATTTGACTTTGATGGTTGGGGTGGATGGAATTTGGAGGGATTTCTGCCGAAACTATCTTCCTCTGGCAACCCTGCTTTCTGTGTTTCTTTACTTGGAGGACTGTCTCTGAAACTGCTTAGTGGAGCAGTCGAATTTGGGTTTGTGGCTCTAAACCAACCATTTTTAATTGACACATTTCATAGCTATCCAGGCTTAAGCAAACCTCATAGCACAGAGAAATATGCAATCAAGAAGTTGCTGGCTCTGAGAGAGCAGAAAGGAGGCATGTTGGATATTGTCAAGGAACAAATTAGAAATTTGGAAGTCAGAACTAAGCGTTTGAAAGAG GCCCTTGAAAAATGTGGATGGCATGTGCTTCAACCCTGTGCTGGTGTTTCAATGATGGCAAAGCCCCCTTTCCTCGACAAGACTGTGAAGCTGAGCCATTCACTTAAAGACACTAATAGTGGTGAAAAGGATGCTGCCTATGAAGTTATGCTCAATGATGCAACCATCAGGGAAGCCATTGCCAAGACCACAGGCTTGTGCATCAACAGTGGCTCATGGACTGGAATTCCTGGCTACTGCCGCTTCACTGTTGCCTTGGAAGAGAGTGAATTTGAGCTAGCATTGGCTTGCTTAGACAAATTTAAAAGCATAATTGGTAACTGA